From the Halomonas meridiana genome, one window contains:
- the hexR gene encoding transcriptional regulator HexR, giving the protein MSRALFDEMRRRMEHFRRSEQKVARFVLRNPDEVIHMRIVDLATEAKVSEPTVVRFCRALGCNGFQDFKLQLAQMLASGSQFAQFSMNDSDSVAEFSHSIFDSTVGTLLSVRDRLDNEALGRAVNALAMANRVEFYGFGASGAVAFDAQHKFFRLQISTSAYADPHMQNMSAVTLQEGDVVVAISQTGRTKALVASVRLAREAGATVIGLCPSESPLAHEVSLPLFIDVHEDTEIYTPLSSRIAHLVLIDVLAVGVAKTRGPKLAEQLKAVKKSLTTLRYPDDH; this is encoded by the coding sequence GTGAGCCGCGCCCTGTTCGATGAAATGAGACGCCGCATGGAGCATTTCCGTCGCTCCGAACAAAAGGTAGCGCGGTTCGTGCTGCGTAACCCCGATGAAGTGATCCATATGCGGATCGTGGACCTTGCCACCGAGGCGAAGGTGAGCGAGCCCACCGTGGTGCGCTTCTGCCGTGCCCTTGGCTGCAACGGTTTCCAGGACTTCAAGCTCCAGCTCGCCCAGATGCTGGCCAGCGGTAGTCAGTTCGCCCAGTTCTCGATGAACGATAGCGACTCGGTGGCGGAGTTCTCTCACAGCATTTTTGACTCCACCGTCGGCACACTACTGTCGGTACGCGATCGGCTCGACAATGAAGCCTTGGGGCGGGCCGTGAATGCGCTGGCCATGGCCAACCGGGTGGAGTTTTACGGCTTTGGTGCCTCTGGTGCCGTGGCCTTTGATGCCCAGCACAAGTTCTTCCGCCTGCAGATCTCGACCTCCGCCTACGCCGACCCCCACATGCAGAATATGTCGGCGGTGACGCTGCAAGAGGGCGATGTGGTGGTGGCGATTTCACAAACCGGGCGAACCAAGGCGCTGGTGGCCAGCGTGCGCTTGGCCCGCGAAGCGGGGGCTACGGTGATTGGCCTGTGCCCCAGCGAGTCGCCGCTAGCCCATGAAGTGAGCCTACCGCTGTTTATCGATGTGCATGAAGATACCGAGATTTACACGCCGCTCAGCTCACGCATCGCGCACCTAGTGCTGATCGACGTACTGGCCGTCGGTGTCGCGAAAACCCGTGGCCCCAAACTCGCCGAGCAGCTCAAAGCGGTGAAAAAGAGCCTGACCACGCTGCGTTACCCAGACGACCACTAA
- a CDS encoding sodium-dependent transporter yields the protein MAKLAHAQWSSRMTFVLAAAGSAVGLGNIWKFPYMVGESGGAAFVFVYLLCIGLIGLPILVSEWLIGRRGQKNPASTMSELARQANKSSMWAVVGISGIIGAFLILSFYSVIGGWSLYYTLNSVTGTFSGQDADGIGALFNGMLSNPGLLLLGHSAFMLLVIGIVAQGVTKGLEGAVRILMPVLALLLVVLIGYGMSTGHFGQALVYMFNPDWSKLSAETVLAALGHAFFTLSLGMGIMMAYGSYLGKEINLLQTARTVIIMDTVIALGAGLAIFPIVFANNLDLASGPGLIFVTLPLAFGNMDGGSLLGLMFFLLLTFAALTSAISLLEPVVEFIEERTPLSRVMATIVAGVGAWALGIAALLSFNVWSEPLMLGMGVFDLLDTLTSKIMLPLTGLGAILFAAWCLERKSVEAELGLSATGVSVWNIIARYVAPAGVIAVFVTGLL from the coding sequence ATGGCAAAACTTGCACATGCACAGTGGTCATCGCGTATGACCTTTGTGCTGGCCGCAGCGGGTTCAGCGGTTGGCTTAGGGAATATTTGGAAGTTCCCTTACATGGTGGGCGAAAGCGGCGGGGCTGCTTTCGTATTTGTTTATCTGCTTTGTATTGGGCTCATTGGCTTGCCCATTCTTGTCTCTGAGTGGCTTATCGGGCGGCGCGGTCAGAAGAACCCCGCAAGCACGATGTCCGAGCTGGCACGCCAAGCCAATAAATCCAGTATGTGGGCTGTGGTAGGCATCAGCGGCATCATTGGGGCGTTTTTAATTCTGTCGTTCTATAGCGTGATTGGCGGCTGGTCGCTCTACTACACCCTGAACTCCGTCACCGGCACCTTCAGCGGTCAAGATGCTGACGGCATCGGCGCGCTGTTTAACGGCATGCTCAGCAATCCTGGACTGCTGTTGCTCGGTCACTCGGCTTTCATGCTGTTGGTCATTGGCATTGTGGCTCAGGGTGTCACAAAGGGGCTTGAAGGCGCTGTGCGCATCTTGATGCCGGTGCTAGCGCTTCTGCTGGTCGTGCTGATCGGTTATGGCATGTCGACCGGCCATTTCGGCCAGGCGCTGGTATACATGTTCAATCCGGATTGGAGCAAGCTAAGCGCAGAGACGGTGCTGGCCGCATTAGGGCATGCGTTCTTCACGCTCTCGCTGGGCATGGGGATTATGATGGCGTACGGCTCTTACCTGGGCAAAGAGATCAACCTGCTTCAAACTGCCCGTACCGTCATCATCATGGATACGGTAATTGCACTCGGAGCGGGGCTTGCAATCTTCCCCATCGTGTTTGCGAACAACCTGGACCTCGCCTCGGGACCTGGGCTGATTTTCGTCACGCTGCCATTGGCATTTGGCAACATGGACGGTGGCTCTCTGCTGGGTTTGATGTTCTTCCTGCTACTCACTTTCGCAGCGCTGACCTCGGCCATTTCGCTGCTTGAGCCCGTGGTTGAGTTTATTGAAGAGCGCACGCCGCTGTCTCGCGTGATGGCGACCATTGTTGCCGGGGTGGGTGCTTGGGCACTGGGTATTGCCGCTCTGCTCTCCTTCAACGTGTGGAGCGAGCCGCTCATGCTCGGTATGGGCGTGTTCGACCTGCTGGATACGCTGACCAGCAAAATCATGCTGCCGCTCACCGGCCTGGGTGCGATTCTCTTCGCTGCGTGGTGCTTAGAGCGCAAGAGTGTCGAGGCTGAGCTTGGGCTATCAGCCACGGGCGTCAGCGTATGGAACATCATCGCGCGCTATGTAGCGCCCGCAGGCGTCATTGCTGTCTTCGTCACAGGCTTACTCTAA
- a CDS encoding DUF72 domain-containing protein: MTASRSPLPLYLGLPMWANQDWQGSLYPRQAKTDLLSDYAAVFSSVEGNTTFYSGAPKPDTIAAWARQAPAHFRFCFKLPASVTHDQRLGSLASAWEFIEALTPLHDRLGPTMVQLPRDFGPSELPKLEALLAHWPTQLPCAVEVRHPVFFHKGEEEKALNRLLITYGANRVMLDVRPVFSTPANGHPGLAHAQQEKPKLPLHVLSTAEQPIIRFIGHIDKTINTRYFAPWIERLKLWISQGKTPFLFVHTADNRESPEMARALYGLLQQQMALPALEAFANEKQSQLF, encoded by the coding sequence ATGACTGCCTCACGCTCGCCGCTACCGCTCTATCTGGGCTTGCCCATGTGGGCCAACCAGGATTGGCAGGGCAGCCTCTACCCGCGCCAAGCCAAAACCGACTTGCTCAGTGATTACGCCGCGGTGTTTTCCAGCGTGGAGGGCAATACGACGTTTTACAGCGGCGCCCCCAAGCCCGATACCATCGCTGCCTGGGCGCGCCAAGCACCCGCCCATTTTCGCTTTTGCTTTAAACTGCCCGCCAGCGTGACGCACGACCAGCGGCTCGGCAGTTTAGCCTCTGCTTGGGAGTTCATAGAGGCACTGACGCCGCTCCATGACCGGCTTGGCCCGACCATGGTCCAACTGCCGCGTGATTTCGGCCCCTCAGAGCTGCCTAAACTCGAAGCCTTGCTCGCCCACTGGCCAACGCAGCTACCCTGCGCTGTTGAGGTGCGCCATCCTGTTTTTTTCCACAAGGGTGAGGAGGAGAAAGCCCTCAACCGATTGTTGATAACTTATGGGGCCAACCGCGTAATGCTGGATGTGCGGCCTGTGTTCTCGACCCCTGCCAACGGCCATCCGGGTCTTGCTCACGCTCAGCAGGAAAAACCGAAACTCCCGTTACACGTGCTCTCCACGGCAGAGCAACCGATTATTCGCTTCATCGGCCATATTGACAAAACCATCAATACTCGCTACTTCGCGCCGTGGATAGAGCGCCTAAAGCTGTGGATAAGTCAGGGGAAAACCCCTTTCTTATTTGTGCATACAGCAGATAACCGCGAGTCGCCCGAGATGGCGCGCGCGCTCTACGGCCTTCTTCAACAGCAGATGGCACTGCCTGCGCTTGAAGCCTTCGCCAACGAGAAGCAGAGCCAGCTATTTTAG
- the uvrD gene encoding DNA helicase II produces the protein MDDVTAILDQLNPAQREAVSAPQGNLLVLAGAGSGKTRVLVHRIAWLMQAEGLSPYALLAVTFTNKAAREMRTRLEALLGISMRHVWVGTFHSIAHRLLRTHWQDARLPQHFQIIDSDDQLRLIKRLLKDYSIDDERFPPRQVQGFISGCKEEGLRPHQVNVNGDAYLAQMVELYERYQFTCERGGLVDFGELLLRSLELLRDNPPLLNHYRERFGHVLVDEFQDTNTLQYAWLKLLTGQQTPMTAVGDDDQSIYGWRGAKVENIRRFEEEFPHTQTVRLEQNYRSTSAILDAANALISHNTERLGKNLWTDGIEGEPISVYAGFNDLEEARYIVDTIKEKVEEGFNRRDVAILYRSNAQSRLLEETLIRQGMPYRIYGGHRFYERLEIKNALAYLRLLLNRDDDASLERVINVPTRGIGTRTVEIVRHRAREQGVSLWQALHDAIQDGTLRGRAGNAVQAFANLIEQLDNDAAGLPLHEIIDHVTAHTGLIEHHKSERGEKGQARVENLEELVTAARAFTHGDAFETPEAGEGMAALEAFLSEAALNAGDHEAEEFEDSVQLMTLHSAKGLEFPVVFIAGVEEGLFPHKMSVEEPGRLEEERRLCYVGVTRAMQKLYLTHAETRRLHGKEVFPRPSRFLRELPPHLLEEVRLRGHVSRPVTASRQSFAQTSIESDGELPALHVGQRVEHPVFGEGIILNAEGEGARARVQVSFDGEGVKWLVLGFAKLTPR, from the coding sequence ATGGACGACGTCACGGCGATACTTGATCAGCTCAACCCCGCTCAGCGGGAGGCAGTGAGCGCCCCCCAGGGCAATCTACTGGTACTGGCGGGGGCTGGCTCCGGTAAAACCCGCGTGCTGGTTCACCGCATTGCCTGGCTGATGCAGGCCGAGGGGCTCTCTCCTTACGCGCTGCTGGCAGTCACGTTTACCAACAAAGCAGCGCGGGAAATGCGAACGCGCTTAGAAGCGCTGCTGGGTATTTCCATGCGCCACGTGTGGGTCGGCACCTTCCACTCCATTGCCCACCGGCTGCTGCGTACCCACTGGCAAGATGCCCGCCTGCCGCAACACTTCCAAATCATTGACTCCGACGACCAGCTCCGGCTGATCAAACGGCTGCTCAAAGATTACTCGATTGACGATGAGCGCTTCCCGCCCCGCCAGGTACAGGGGTTTATATCTGGCTGCAAAGAGGAAGGGCTGCGCCCTCATCAGGTGAACGTGAATGGCGATGCGTACCTCGCCCAAATGGTCGAGCTGTACGAGCGCTATCAGTTCACCTGTGAGCGCGGCGGGCTGGTGGATTTTGGCGAGCTACTCCTGCGCAGCCTGGAACTTCTGCGCGATAACCCGCCGCTGCTGAACCACTACCGCGAGCGTTTTGGGCATGTGCTGGTAGACGAGTTCCAAGACACCAACACCCTGCAGTACGCGTGGCTGAAACTGCTCACCGGCCAACAAACGCCGATGACGGCGGTCGGCGATGATGACCAGTCGATTTACGGCTGGCGGGGCGCCAAAGTGGAAAACATCCGCCGCTTTGAAGAGGAGTTTCCCCATACCCAGACGGTGCGCCTGGAGCAGAACTACCGCTCGACCAGCGCCATTCTGGATGCCGCCAACGCGTTGATTAGCCACAACACCGAGCGGCTGGGCAAAAACCTCTGGACCGACGGTATCGAGGGCGAACCGATCTCGGTATACGCCGGGTTTAACGACCTGGAAGAAGCCCGCTATATCGTCGACACCATCAAAGAGAAAGTGGAGGAAGGCTTCAATCGCCGTGATGTCGCCATCCTGTACCGCTCCAACGCTCAGTCGCGACTGCTGGAAGAGACGTTGATTCGCCAAGGCATGCCCTACCGCATTTACGGAGGCCACCGCTTTTATGAGCGGCTGGAGATCAAAAACGCCCTGGCCTACCTTCGCCTGCTGCTCAACCGGGACGACGACGCCTCCCTGGAACGCGTCATCAACGTGCCCACCCGAGGCATCGGCACCCGCACGGTGGAAATTGTTCGCCACCGCGCACGAGAACAGGGCGTTTCGCTCTGGCAGGCGCTCCACGACGCGATTCAGGATGGCACCTTAAGAGGCCGGGCGGGCAACGCCGTGCAGGCCTTCGCCAACCTAATCGAGCAGCTCGATAACGACGCCGCAGGGCTGCCGCTGCATGAGATCATCGACCATGTCACCGCGCACACCGGGTTAATCGAGCACCACAAAAGCGAGCGTGGCGAGAAGGGCCAGGCGCGGGTCGAAAACTTGGAAGAGCTGGTCACCGCCGCCCGCGCCTTCACCCATGGCGACGCCTTTGAAACCCCGGAAGCGGGCGAAGGCATGGCGGCGCTGGAAGCATTTTTATCAGAAGCTGCCCTCAACGCAGGCGACCACGAAGCCGAAGAGTTCGAAGACAGCGTGCAGCTGATGACGCTGCACTCGGCGAAAGGGCTTGAGTTTCCGGTGGTGTTCATCGCCGGTGTGGAGGAGGGGCTGTTCCCGCATAAGATGTCGGTGGAGGAGCCTGGGCGGCTTGAGGAGGAGCGCAGGCTTTGCTACGTGGGCGTTACCCGCGCCATGCAGAAGCTCTACCTCACCCACGCGGAAACCCGCCGCCTGCACGGTAAAGAGGTATTTCCGCGTCCGTCGCGCTTCTTGCGTGAACTGCCACCCCACCTGCTGGAGGAGGTCCGCCTACGGGGCCATGTGTCTCGCCCGGTGACCGCCTCGCGGCAAAGCTTCGCCCAAACCAGTATCGAGAGCGACGGCGAGCTCCCCGCGCTGCATGTCGGCCAGCGCGTCGAGCATCCGGTGTTTGGCGAAGGCATCATCCTCAATGCCGAAGGCGAAGGCGCCCGGGCGCGGGTACAAGTCAGCTTCGATGGCGAGGGCGTGAAGTGGCTCGTACTGGGGTTTGCCAAACTAACGCCGCGTTGA
- a CDS encoding IclR family transcriptional regulator C-terminal domain-containing protein yields the protein MDDFPQEEALKPDDRDFVTALASGLEVIMAFDDSHPRMTLSEVAARTSMNRAKARRFLLTLHALGYVRKQQRYFELAPRVLQLGYSYLSSNNYRSAIQQYLEEITLKCGESSSLGVLDGDDVIYVARSAAHHRLMAITLSVGTRLPAAHTSMGRVLLAQLPETSLDDYLGRISLQRYTDKTITDVSSLKTCINQVRQQGYAISDQELDSGLRSLAVPAFDANGKLLGAINISTNAARVDMDTLLKEYLPLLQETARLIRTTISA from the coding sequence ATGGACGACTTCCCCCAGGAAGAGGCGCTCAAGCCCGACGACCGCGACTTTGTGACTGCCCTGGCAAGTGGTTTAGAAGTCATCATGGCTTTTGATGATAGCCATCCACGTATGACGCTGAGTGAAGTGGCTGCCCGCACGAGCATGAACCGTGCCAAGGCCCGGCGTTTTCTACTGACACTGCATGCCCTTGGCTATGTTCGTAAACAGCAGCGCTACTTTGAATTAGCACCACGCGTACTCCAGCTAGGTTATTCGTATTTATCGTCCAATAATTACCGTAGTGCTATCCAACAGTATTTAGAGGAAATTACGCTCAAATGCGGTGAATCCTCCTCGTTGGGAGTGCTGGATGGTGATGACGTAATTTACGTTGCTCGTTCAGCAGCGCACCACCGCTTAATGGCAATCACGCTCTCCGTAGGAACACGCTTACCAGCCGCGCATACGTCGATGGGACGCGTCTTATTGGCTCAGTTGCCCGAAACCTCGCTAGACGATTATTTAGGACGTATCTCACTACAGCGATACACCGACAAAACCATTACCGATGTATCTAGCCTAAAAACATGCATTAACCAAGTGCGCCAGCAAGGCTATGCCATCTCCGACCAAGAGCTAGACTCTGGGCTTCGCTCGTTGGCCGTACCTGCTTTCGACGCAAACGGTAAACTGCTTGGCGCTATTAATATCAGCACTAATGCCGCTCGCGTCGATATGGACACCTTGCTCAAAGAGTATTTGCCGCTGTTGCAGGAAACGGCGCGCCTCATTCGCACTACGATTAGTGCGTAG
- a CDS encoding PA3496 family putative envelope integrity protein produces the protein MRNVERMTSVKSELLDIFMSMEVDEHAQRRRSAAQRSLRARRGIELHREFQKLSRDIAPLPDDDEPQESELH, from the coding sequence ATGAGAAACGTCGAACGAATGACCTCGGTAAAAAGCGAATTGCTCGACATATTCATGAGTATGGAGGTCGATGAGCATGCCCAACGTCGGCGCAGCGCCGCCCAGCGTAGCCTAAGGGCACGCAGAGGCATTGAGCTGCATCGGGAGTTTCAGAAATTGTCGCGGGATATCGCTCCCTTGCCGGACGATGACGAACCGCAAGAGAGCGAATTGCACTAA
- a CDS encoding TRAP transporter substrate-binding protein produces MQRRQFLKTAGLGAAGVAAAPFVSTASANETYTWDMVTSWPKNFPALGTGANDFARRVEQLSNGRMRIRVHGAGELVPALEVFDAVAAGTAEMGHSASYYWRGKVAASQFFTAVPFGMTTTEMNAWLYHGGGQELWDEIYANHNLKPFAVGNTGTQMAGWFKKEINSLEDMQGLKLRLPGLAGEAMNGIGVSTVNMAGSEIFTSLQTGALDAADWVGPYNDLAFGLHQVADYYYTSVWNEPSAVLEGTINLDAWNALPEDLQDVIREAARASNLAMISEFAYRNAQALETLVEEHGVQLRTFPEDVMAALYESSKQAIQRQVESDEESRRVYESYSAFQKVVRPFSDAGEYAYLKSRDNVGA; encoded by the coding sequence ATGCAACGCCGCCAATTTTTGAAAACCGCCGGCCTGGGTGCCGCCGGTGTCGCTGCTGCCCCTTTCGTTTCTACCGCTAGCGCTAACGAAACCTACACCTGGGACATGGTCACCTCCTGGCCGAAGAATTTCCCCGCCCTCGGGACCGGCGCCAACGACTTTGCGCGTCGTGTGGAGCAACTCTCCAACGGCCGTATGCGCATTCGTGTACACGGTGCGGGTGAGCTGGTACCGGCACTGGAAGTCTTTGATGCCGTTGCCGCTGGCACGGCTGAAATGGGTCACTCCGCGTCTTACTACTGGCGCGGCAAAGTGGCTGCGTCCCAGTTCTTTACCGCCGTGCCGTTTGGCATGACCACCACCGAAATGAACGCGTGGCTGTACCACGGCGGTGGCCAGGAGCTGTGGGACGAGATCTACGCCAACCACAATCTTAAGCCATTTGCCGTAGGCAACACCGGCACCCAGATGGCGGGCTGGTTCAAAAAAGAGATCAACTCCCTCGAAGACATGCAGGGCTTGAAGCTGCGCCTGCCGGGGCTTGCCGGGGAAGCCATGAACGGCATCGGTGTGAGCACCGTGAACATGGCCGGTTCTGAGATCTTCACCTCGCTGCAAACCGGTGCGCTTGACGCGGCGGACTGGGTGGGCCCCTACAACGACCTGGCCTTTGGCCTGCACCAAGTGGCGGACTACTACTACACGTCGGTGTGGAACGAGCCCTCTGCCGTCCTCGAAGGCACCATCAACCTGGATGCGTGGAACGCGCTGCCGGAAGATCTGCAGGACGTGATCCGTGAAGCGGCGCGCGCCTCTAACCTCGCAATGATCAGCGAGTTTGCCTACCGCAACGCCCAGGCCCTGGAAACACTGGTGGAAGAGCACGGCGTGCAGCTACGCACGTTCCCGGAAGACGTTATGGCCGCGCTGTACGAGTCCTCCAAGCAGGCGATTCAGCGTCAGGTAGAGAGCGATGAAGAGTCTCGCCGCGTTTACGAATCCTACTCGGCCTTCCAGAAAGTGGTGCGCCCGTTTAGCGACGCGGGTGAGTACGCTTACCTGAAGAGCCGCGACAACGTCGGCGCCTAA
- a CDS encoding acyl-CoA thioesterase, whose product MTPLDTDLDDVPAPKGQLTLKLLASRQDTNLYGDIPGGWLVNHMDQAAELAAGREAGGRTATVAIEAMDFLSPVRVGSMVSVYTQVQEIGHSSIKIDVEVWVRPPHGRHIEERQKVTEARFVMVALDDNGRIRAVHG is encoded by the coding sequence ATGACACCGCTGGACACCGACTTGGACGACGTACCGGCCCCTAAAGGGCAGCTCACTTTAAAGTTACTGGCTTCTCGGCAAGATACCAATCTCTACGGCGATATTCCTGGCGGCTGGTTGGTCAATCATATGGATCAGGCGGCGGAGCTGGCAGCCGGGCGTGAAGCGGGTGGCCGCACCGCGACGGTCGCCATCGAAGCCATGGACTTTTTGAGCCCGGTGCGAGTAGGGTCCATGGTAAGCGTCTATACCCAAGTGCAGGAGATTGGCCACAGCTCGATCAAAATCGATGTCGAGGTGTGGGTACGCCCGCCCCATGGCCGCCACATCGAGGAGCGCCAGAAAGTCACCGAAGCGCGTTTTGTCATGGTGGCGCTGGATGACAATGGCCGTATCCGCGCCGTGCATGGCTAG
- a CDS encoding AEC family transporter: MLAILAITTPIFLLIGIGYIARWSGVIQREQLQGVGIFVLYCALPALVIRALTQQPLGEIFQPSYLLAYGLGSIAVLGAGLVLCLKLQRQPLNASAMQALGMAASNSGFVGYPVAAMVIGSPAAVLLALNMLVENLLVIPTALILAEMGNQHGSNVWHTLRQTARSLAKNPILIGLTVGIVIASTGIVIPTPIDKAIHMLAEAAGPAALFVIGGSLFGLRAQGMMKDVGQIVVGKLLIHPLAILVAFLLMPNIEPIYMAGALLFAASPMISIYPLFGQRYHLGDVSATAMLVATIASFFTLSLLIWLMTLSSILNI, encoded by the coding sequence ATGCTCGCCATCCTAGCCATTACCACCCCTATTTTTCTGCTGATTGGTATTGGCTACATAGCTCGGTGGAGCGGGGTTATCCAGCGCGAACAGCTGCAAGGCGTGGGTATTTTTGTGCTGTACTGTGCCCTGCCAGCCCTGGTAATTCGCGCATTAACCCAGCAGCCACTAGGCGAGATTTTTCAGCCCAGCTATTTGCTGGCGTACGGTTTGGGCTCGATAGCCGTGTTAGGCGCAGGCTTAGTACTTTGCTTAAAACTGCAGCGCCAACCCCTTAACGCCAGCGCCATGCAAGCGCTCGGAATGGCCGCATCGAATAGCGGATTTGTTGGCTACCCGGTCGCCGCGATGGTCATTGGCTCACCGGCTGCGGTGCTATTAGCTCTCAATATGCTCGTTGAAAACCTGCTTGTGATTCCCACCGCGCTTATTCTTGCTGAGATGGGTAACCAGCATGGCTCAAACGTTTGGCACACCCTGCGCCAAACGGCACGAAGCCTGGCCAAAAACCCCATACTGATTGGGTTAACCGTGGGGATCGTCATCGCATCTACCGGGATCGTCATTCCTACCCCTATTGATAAAGCGATTCATATGCTGGCGGAAGCCGCAGGACCTGCCGCGCTATTTGTCATCGGTGGATCGTTATTTGGTCTGCGCGCTCAAGGAATGATGAAAGATGTAGGGCAAATTGTGGTTGGTAAGCTGCTCATTCACCCCTTGGCCATTTTGGTCGCGTTTCTACTGATGCCTAATATTGAGCCAATATACATGGCGGGTGCACTACTGTTTGCCGCGTCACCAATGATTAGCATCTATCCCCTATTTGGGCAGCGCTATCACTTAGGAGACGTCAGCGCCACCGCCATGCTAGTGGCGACGATCGCTTCCTTTTTTACGCTTAGCCTACTTATTTGGCTCATGACACTCAGCAGTATTCTTAATATATAA
- the aroQ gene encoding type II 3-dehydroquinate dehydratase, translating into MSQGKVTVLHGPNLNLLGARQPEIYGYENLEDVNNTLREIAVLSGWEINCFQSNHEGALIDAIHSARVDGTSAIIINPAAYTHTSVAILDALNAFEGKVIEVHISNVHKRESFRHHSYVSLRADGVIAGLGTYGYQAALNSLISESAT; encoded by the coding sequence ATGAGCCAGGGTAAAGTCACCGTGTTGCATGGGCCTAATTTGAATCTCTTGGGAGCTCGTCAGCCTGAGATTTATGGCTATGAGAACTTAGAGGATGTGAATAATACGTTGCGTGAAATAGCCGTCCTATCCGGATGGGAGATCAATTGTTTTCAAAGCAATCATGAAGGCGCATTAATTGATGCAATTCACTCGGCACGAGTAGACGGGACCAGTGCCATCATCATTAATCCTGCTGCCTACACGCACACATCGGTCGCTATCCTTGATGCGCTGAATGCTTTTGAAGGAAAAGTGATTGAAGTTCATATCTCAAACGTACACAAGCGGGAAAGCTTTCGCCACCACTCCTATGTGTCACTGCGTGCCGATGGTGTGATTGCAGGCCTTGGGACTTATGGCTATCAGGCAGCTTTAAACTCACTCATAAGCGAATCCGCTACATAG
- a CDS encoding VOC family protein: protein MDAAYVSADDIRDQFSKAMSAMYQQEVPQYGTLLSLVESVNRDVLAQNATLAHTLEASDELARLSVERHGAIRVGLPEELSLLRRMFAVMGMHPVGYYDLAAAGVPVHSTAFRPVDDDALKRNPFRVFTSLLRLELIENPQLREQARDILSRREIVTPAAQALIARCEAQGGLNAADARAFVQAALDTFRWHHDATVDRATYDRLHQEHRLIADVVSFRGPHINHLTPRTLDIDAVQQQMPNVGIDPKAVIEGPPRRRCPILLRQTSFKALEETITFADSVAGHHTARFGEIEQRGVALTQKGRALYDQLLAQSQQLPPAKDNSAHQAQLAEVFQAFPDDDATLRREELAFFHYDAVPGAHVSLPEQVDAEALEALIEQGALTCQPMIYEDFLPVSAAGIFQSNLGGEQRDEYASQANQAQFERDLGASVIDEIALYEQRQQASLDEALSVLGATH from the coding sequence ATGGATGCTGCTTATGTAAGCGCCGACGATATTCGCGATCAGTTTTCCAAAGCGATGTCGGCGATGTATCAACAGGAAGTGCCGCAATACGGCACGCTGCTCTCGCTGGTGGAGAGCGTGAATCGTGATGTATTGGCCCAAAATGCCACCTTAGCCCACACACTCGAAGCATCGGACGAGCTAGCGCGCCTTAGCGTTGAGCGGCATGGAGCGATCCGCGTTGGTTTGCCTGAAGAGCTATCACTGCTACGGCGTATGTTTGCAGTGATGGGCATGCACCCCGTGGGGTATTACGACTTGGCCGCCGCCGGTGTACCGGTTCACTCCACGGCGTTTCGCCCGGTGGATGATGACGCCTTGAAGCGCAATCCCTTCCGCGTATTTACTTCCTTGTTACGTCTTGAGCTCATCGAGAACCCACAGCTGCGTGAGCAGGCGCGGGACATTCTCTCTCGCCGTGAGATCGTCACGCCCGCGGCCCAGGCGCTGATCGCCCGCTGTGAAGCGCAAGGTGGCCTAAACGCGGCCGATGCCAGGGCGTTTGTTCAGGCCGCGCTGGATACTTTCCGCTGGCACCACGATGCCACCGTTGACCGCGCCACCTATGACCGCTTACACCAAGAGCATCGGCTTATTGCCGACGTGGTGAGCTTTCGTGGCCCGCATATCAACCATTTAACCCCGCGCACTTTGGATATTGATGCAGTACAGCAGCAGATGCCGAACGTTGGCATCGACCCCAAGGCGGTGATCGAAGGCCCGCCCCGTCGCCGCTGCCCGATTCTACTGCGCCAAACCAGTTTCAAAGCGCTGGAAGAGACCATTACCTTTGCCGACAGCGTGGCGGGGCATCACACCGCCCGCTTCGGTGAAATCGAGCAGCGCGGCGTTGCCCTCACCCAGAAAGGGCGAGCGCTATACGACCAGCTGCTGGCCCAGTCGCAGCAATTGCCTCCCGCCAAAGATAACAGCGCTCATCAGGCGCAGCTGGCGGAAGTGTTCCAAGCATTCCCTGACGACGACGCAACCCTGCGCCGCGAAGAGCTGGCGTTTTTTCACTACGACGCCGTGCCGGGTGCCCATGTGTCACTTCCCGAGCAGGTCGATGCGGAAGCCCTGGAAGCGCTCATTGAGCAGGGCGCGCTGACCTGCCAGCCCATGATCTATGAGGACTTCCTGCCGGTTAGCGCGGCGGGCATCTTCCAATCGAACCTGGGCGGCGAGCAGCGCGACGAATACGCCAGCCAAGCCAACCAAGCTCAGTTCGAGCGTGACCTGGGTGCCTCCGTGATTGATGAAATTGCGCTGTATGAACAGCGCCAGCAGGCATCACTGGATGAGGCGTTGTCGGTATTGGGGGCTACGCACTAA